From a single Raphanus sativus cultivar WK10039 chromosome 3, ASM80110v3, whole genome shotgun sequence genomic region:
- the LOC108847233 gene encoding uncharacterized serine-rich protein C215.13 produces the protein MQRKTMVTTSSRTKSNGPVLRSQSPSGRFCGAYSNPIPSSSSSAFASSTSSSFSSPSSAFFSNHHRDNHHHSHHRSASPTRVNLYKAQPIAFSSLDSRSISPTNRSISVSKKPQPSSHHHHKISSPRRCMCSPTTHPGSFRCSLHKNVANPHGQGAASSSSYPTSSLNMRRSAMTNSLVRIGGVEGEWVRRALTTLIRPSSHHLRRRAAYQPRPSRLSIVSMATECN, from the coding sequence ATGCAAAGAAAAACAATGGTAACGACGTCGTCTCGTACCAAATCAAACGGCCCCGTGCTCCGTTCCCAATCTCCGTCGGGTCGATTCTGCGGCGCTTACTCTAATCCCATcccttcgtcttcttcctcagcGTTCGCTTCGTCTACGAGCTCTAGCTTCTCGTCACCGTCGTCAGCTTTCTTCAGCAACCACCACCGTGACAATCATCACCACAGCCACCACCGATCCGCGTCTCCCACACGCGTGAATCTATACAAAGCCCAGCCGATCGCGTTTTCATCGCTCGACAGCAGATCTATCTCCCCGACGAACAGATCCATCTCCGTCTCGAAGAAACCTCAGCCTAgcagccaccaccaccacaagaTCTCTTCCCCGAGGAGGTGTATGTGCTCTCCGACGACGCATCCCGGATCCTTCCGGTGCAGCCTCCACAAAAACGTCGCGAATCCGCACGGGCAAGGAGCGGCGTCGTCGTCGTCGTATCCGACGAGCAGTCTGAACATGCGGAGATCCGCGATGACGAACTCGCTGGTGAGAATCGGCGGAGTCGAAGGTGAGTGGGTGAGGAGAGCGCTGACGACTCTGATAAGGCCTTCGTCGCATCATCTGAGAAGGAGAGCTGCGTATCAGCCTCGTCCGAGTAGGTTATCGATCGTGTCGATGGCCACTGAGTGTAATTGA
- the LOC108845643 gene encoding disease resistance protein ADR2-like: MTCCEKLRVIPTNINLASLKRVNMSGCSRLRTFPDFSSNMELLDVHNTMIEDVPSTIAEGWLRSCELNIGSTRLKRLTHVPEYVRRLDLSNSDIKKIPDCVIGLSELQILSIKNCRKLVLVQGLPPSLLFLHADDCVSLKSVCFSYCKPNVALDDWKCAKSEDELMRKFTFYNCYSLEEEARRVIIQGWENMSVGLPGKEVPSEFTHKAKGNSITISICDWTFSASSRFKACLLFSPPAKWFPHTINIVCRLRSKGVLINEILFYPNKRPWYNSTKIPSQLLTDHLFIFDENLFGFGGGRGLEVDSDIQFEFICKYQNSKIIECGVQILGEEGESSSSSSEWKEQSDGAVEASKDENLVKTSKHTGWRRGLKKLVLMKKKNKNKTE, from the coding sequence ATGACGTGCTGCGAAAAGTTACGGGTTATTCCCACCAACATCAATTTAGCATCTCTTAAGAGAGTCAACATGAGTGGTTGCTCGCGATTGAGAACATTTCCTGATTTTTCAAGCAACATGGAACTTCTTGATGTACATAACACAATGATAGAAGATGTTCCTTCAACCATTGCTGAAGGATGGCTTCGTAGTTGCGAGTTAAATATAGGCAGCACACGCCTAAAGAGATTAACACATGTCCCAGAATATGTACGGAGGCTAGATTTAAGCAACAGTGATATAAAGAAGATTCCAGATTGCGTCATTGGTCTATCTGAACTGCAGATTCTCAGCATCAAAAACTGCAGAAAGCTGGTGTTAGTGCAGGGTCTACCGccttctcttttgtttcttcatgCAGATGATTGTGTATCGCTCAAAAGTGTCTGTTTCTCCTACTGCAAACCAAATGTTGCTCTCGATGACTGGAAGTGTGCTAAATCAGAAGACGAGTTAATGAGAAAATTCACGTTCTACAACTGTTATTCACTAGAGGAAGAAGCAAGAAGAGTAATCATACAAGGATGGGAAAACATGAGTGTAGGTTTACCAGGTAAAGAAGTCCCTTCTGAGTTCACTCACAAAGCCAAAGGAAACTCCATAACTATCAGTATCTGTGACTGGACTTTCTCTGCTTCCTCAAGATTTAAGGCTTGCCTCCTGTTTTCTCCGCCAGCCAAATGGTTTCCTCACACGATTAATATTGTTTGTCGTCTAAGAAGCAAAGGTGTTCTCATCAATGAAATTTTGTTCTATCCGAATAAACGGCCTTGGTATAATTCAACGAAGATTCCTTCTCAACTCCTAACAGATCACCTCTTCATATTTGATGAGAACTTGTTTGGATTTGGAGGTGGCAGAGGCCTTGAAGTGGACTCGGATATACAATTTGAATTCATCTGCAAATACCAAAATTCTAAGATTATTGAGTGCGGCGTACAGATCTTGGGGGAGGAAGGTGAAAGTAGTAGTAGCAGCAGTGAATGGAAAGAACAGAGTGATGGAGCCGTTGAGGCCTCTAAAGATGAAAATCTCGTCAAAACCAGTAAGCATACAGGTTGGCGGCGTGGGCTTAAGAAGCTTGttctgatgaagaagaagaataaaaataagACGGAGTGA
- the LOC130509453 gene encoding uncharacterized protein LOC130509453 isoform X1, whose translation MVDFDRVHDMVTDAFVAHDEDEEPNIDAKKFYEMLNAANQPLYSGCREGLSKLSLAARMMNIKTDHNLPESCMNEWADLFKEYLPEDNVSADSYYEIQKLVYSLGLPSEMIDVCIDNCMIYWGNDEKLEECRFCKKPRFKPQGRGRNRVPYQRMWYLPITDRLKRLYQSEQTAGKMRWHAEHTQTDGEMTHPSDARAWKHFNKVYPEFASNIRNVYLGLCTDGFSPFGMSGRQYSLWPVFLTPYNLPPEMCMQRELLFLTILIPGPKHPKRSLDVFLQPLIKELKDLWSTGERTYDCSTKTNFTMRAMLLWTISDFPAYGMLSGWTTHGRLACPYCNGATDAFQLKNGRKTSWFDCHRRFLPIGHPYRRNKTLFRHKRVVRDTPPPYLTGEETEKQLDYYGVLETVPRGGNWHVPPNMPDSYGVHHNWHKKSIFWELPYWKDLLLRHNLDVMHIEKNFFENIMNTILNVPGKTKDNIKSRLDLPDICSRSELHINSNGQVPVPIFRLSSEKKSVLFNWVASEVKFPDGYVSNLSRCVEKGQKFSGMKSHDCHVFMQRLLPFAFAELLPTNVHEALAGIGAFFRDLSTRTLKVEVVEQLQENIPILLCNLEKIFPPGFFDVMEHLAVHLPYEALLRGPVHYGWMYQYERAMKYLKGKAKNLAKVEGSIIAGSLTEETSHFTSYYFASKVRTRKRAPRRYDDGGVAPTYAVAGVPDIFSQIGRLGGKSKEVWWSSEEDAHSAHTYILLNCEDPLIRYFESLFVSQVEETFPGISTTDVDKRKDQHFIKWLKSQVDFDDDADYPKWLHEVIQSPHVKVTTSQMYFTRGYTFHTYEYGRQRATSNYGICVKGETDFYGILTEIIEVEFPGILKLKCVLFKCEWFDPVVNRGVRFNKFGVVDVNGGRRYNKFEPFILASQADQVSYLPYPRMRESGINWLSVIKVTPRGRIISGEEPPLQEEQINEVEEPEQQIDDILLIDPHNHEYEDLTDDGTDEAVEDEFNENDDVSSDDENVSD comes from the exons atggtagattttgatagggttcatgatatggtaactgatgcatttgtagctcatgatgaagatgaagaacctaacatagatgcaaaaaagttttatgaaatgttaaatgcggcgaatcaaccactttacagtggttgtagagaaggtctctctaaattgtcgttggctgctagaatgatgaatattaaaactgatcacaatctaccggaaagttgcatgaatgaatgggcagacttgttcaaagagtatttgccggaagacaatgtgtctgctgattcttattatgagattcagaaactggtgtatagtcttgggttgccttcggagatgatagatgtttgcatcgacaactgcatgatctactggggaaatgatgagaagttagaagaatgtcgattctgcaagaagccacgattcaagccgcaaggacggggacgtaatagggtaccgtaccaaaggatgtggtacctaccaattacagacagattgaaaagattgtaccaatcagagcagactgctggaaagatgagatggcatgccgagcatactcagacggatggtgagatgacacatccatcagatgcaagagcctggaaacattttaacaaagtatatccggaattcgctagcaatatccggaatgtgtatctcggattatgcacagatggatttagtccattcggaatgtcagggagacaatattcattgtggccagtctttcttacgccatacaacctgccaccggagatgtgcatgcaacgggagttgctattcttgaccatattaatacctggtccgaaacatcctaaaaggtcgctggatgttttcctgcaaccactgataaaagagttgaaggatttgtggtcaacaggggagaggacgtatgactgctcaacgaagacgaatttcacgatgcgagcgatgcttttgtggaccataagtgactttcctgcctatgggatgttgtcgggatggactacacatgggagattagcttgtccatattgtaatggagcgacagatgcgtttcaactgaagaatgggaggaagacaagttggttcgattgtcatcgtagatttcttcccattggccatccgtaccgaagaaacaagacattgtttaggcacaaaagggttgtgagagacactcctcctccatatttaactggagaagaaactgaaaagcaactcgattactatggagttttggaaacagttcctcgtggtggtaattggcatgttccccctaatatgcctgattcttacggtgttcatcacaactggcacaagaagagtatattttgggagttgccatattggaaggatcttcttctgcgccacaacctcgatgtgatgcatatagagaagaatttctttgagaacatcatgaatacaatattgaatgtcccggggaagacaaaagacaacataaaatcaaggttagacttgccggatatttgctcaagaagcgagttacatataaacagcaatgggcaagttcctgttccgatattcagattgtcttcagaaaaaaagtcggtgttgttcaactgggtagcatcagaagtgaaattccccgatgggtatgtttcaaatctgtctagatgcgttgaaaagggtcaaaagttctctgggatgaagagtcatgactgtcatgtctttatgcaacgactacttccctttgcttttgcggagctacttcctacaaacgtacatgaagcacttgcag gcattggagcatttttcagggatctgagcacccgcacccttaaagtagaagtcgtggaacagcttcaagagaacattcccatcttattgtgcaacttggagaagatatttcctcctgggttttttgacgtaatggagcatctagctgtccaccttccatatgaggcattgcttcgtggacctgtacattacggatggatgtatcagtatgagcgagccatgaaatatttgaagggaaaagcaaagaaccttgcaaaggttgaaggttctataattgctggaagtttgacggaagaaacttctcacttcacatcgtactactttgcgtcaaaagtacgtactcggaaaagagctccaaggagatatgatgatggtggtgtcgcgccaacatacgcagttgctggtgttccagacatctttagccagattgggcgactgggtggaaaatcaaaagaggtttggtggtcgagtgaagaagacgctcatagtgcacacacctatattctacttaattgtgaggatccattgattcgttattttgaaag cctatttgtttcacaagtcgaagaaacattccctggtatatccacaactgacgtagacaaaaggaaagatcaacactttataaaatggttgaagagtcag gttgattttgacgacgatgcagattatcctaagtggttacatgaagtaattcaatctccacatgtaaaggtcaccacttcacagatgtatttcacacgaggctatacttttcacacatatgagtatggtagacagcgggcaaccagtaactatggaatatgtgtgaaaggggaaaccgatttctacggtatcttgacagagattatcgaagtggaatttccagggatattgaagctgaaatgcgtcctcttcaaatgtgagtggttcgaccccgtcgtcaacagaggtgttcggtttaacaaattcggtgtagttgatgtcaatggtggaagaag gtacaacaaattcgagcctttcatcttagcttcacaagcagatcaagttagctaccttccataccctcggatgagagaatcgggaataaattggttatccgtgatcaaagttacacctcgaggacgaatcataagtggagaagaaccaccattgcaagaagaacagataaatgaagtcgaggaacctgaacaacaaattgatgacattcttctcattgatccgcataatcatgagtatgaagatcttaccgacgatggcacagatgaagctgttgaagacgagtttaatgaaaatgatgatgtttctagtgatgacgaaaatgtatctgattga
- the LOC130509453 gene encoding uncharacterized protein LOC130509453 isoform X2: MVDFDRVHDMVTDAFVAHDEDEEPNIDAKKFYEMLNAANQPLYSGCREGLSKLSLAARMMNIKTDHNLPESCMNEWADLFKEYLPEDNVSADSYYEIQKLVYSLGLPSEMIDVCIDNCMIYWGNDEKLEECRFCKKPRFKPQGRGRNRVPYQRMWYLPITDRLKRLYQSEQTAGKMRWHAEHTQTDGEMTHPSDARAWKHFNKVYPEFASNIRNVYLGLCTDGFSPFGMSGRQYSLWPVFLTPYNLPPEMCMQRELLFLTILIPGPKHPKRSLDVFLQPLIKELKDLWSTGERTYDCSTKTNFTMRAMLLWTISDFPAYGMLSGWTTHGRLACPYCNGATDAFQLKNGRKTSWFDCHRRFLPIGHPYRRNKTLFRHKRVVRDTPPPYLTGEETEKQLDYYGVLETVPRGGNWHVPPNMPDSYGVHHNWHKKSIFWELPYWKDLLLRHNLDVMHIEKNFFENIMNTILNVPGKTKDNIKSRLDLPDICSRSELHINSNGQVPVPIFRLSSEKKSVLFNWVASEVKFPDGYVSNLSRCVEKGQKFSGMKSHDCHVFMQRLLPFAFAELLPTNVHEALAGIGAFFRDLSTRTLKVEVVEQLQENIPILLCNLEKIFPPGFFDVMEHLAVHLPYEALLRGPVHYGWMYQYERAMKYLKGKAKNLAKVEGSIIAGSLTEETSHFTSYYFASKVRTRKRAPRRYDDGGVAPTYAVAGVPDIFSQIGRLGGKSKEVWWSSEEDAHSAHTYILLNCEDPLIRYFERYNKFEPFILASQADQVSYLPYPRMRESGINWLSVIKVTPRGRIISGEEPPLQEEQINEVEEPEQQIDDILLIDPHNHEYEDLTDDGTDEAVEDEFNENDDVSSDDENVSD; the protein is encoded by the exons atggtagattttgatagggttcatgatatggtaactgatgcatttgtagctcatgatgaagatgaagaacctaacatagatgcaaaaaagttttatgaaatgttaaatgcggcgaatcaaccactttacagtggttgtagagaaggtctctctaaattgtcgttggctgctagaatgatgaatattaaaactgatcacaatctaccggaaagttgcatgaatgaatgggcagacttgttcaaagagtatttgccggaagacaatgtgtctgctgattcttattatgagattcagaaactggtgtatagtcttgggttgccttcggagatgatagatgtttgcatcgacaactgcatgatctactggggaaatgatgagaagttagaagaatgtcgattctgcaagaagccacgattcaagccgcaaggacggggacgtaatagggtaccgtaccaaaggatgtggtacctaccaattacagacagattgaaaagattgtaccaatcagagcagactgctggaaagatgagatggcatgccgagcatactcagacggatggtgagatgacacatccatcagatgcaagagcctggaaacattttaacaaagtatatccggaattcgctagcaatatccggaatgtgtatctcggattatgcacagatggatttagtccattcggaatgtcagggagacaatattcattgtggccagtctttcttacgccatacaacctgccaccggagatgtgcatgcaacgggagttgctattcttgaccatattaatacctggtccgaaacatcctaaaaggtcgctggatgttttcctgcaaccactgataaaagagttgaaggatttgtggtcaacaggggagaggacgtatgactgctcaacgaagacgaatttcacgatgcgagcgatgcttttgtggaccataagtgactttcctgcctatgggatgttgtcgggatggactacacatgggagattagcttgtccatattgtaatggagcgacagatgcgtttcaactgaagaatgggaggaagacaagttggttcgattgtcatcgtagatttcttcccattggccatccgtaccgaagaaacaagacattgtttaggcacaaaagggttgtgagagacactcctcctccatatttaactggagaagaaactgaaaagcaactcgattactatggagttttggaaacagttcctcgtggtggtaattggcatgttccccctaatatgcctgattcttacggtgttcatcacaactggcacaagaagagtatattttgggagttgccatattggaaggatcttcttctgcgccacaacctcgatgtgatgcatatagagaagaatttctttgagaacatcatgaatacaatattgaatgtcccggggaagacaaaagacaacataaaatcaaggttagacttgccggatatttgctcaagaagcgagttacatataaacagcaatgggcaagttcctgttccgatattcagattgtcttcagaaaaaaagtcggtgttgttcaactgggtagcatcagaagtgaaattccccgatgggtatgtttcaaatctgtctagatgcgttgaaaagggtcaaaagttctctgggatgaagagtcatgactgtcatgtctttatgcaacgactacttccctttgcttttgcggagctacttcctacaaacgtacatgaagcacttgcag gcattggagcatttttcagggatctgagcacccgcacccttaaagtagaagtcgtggaacagcttcaagagaacattcccatcttattgtgcaacttggagaagatatttcctcctgggttttttgacgtaatggagcatctagctgtccaccttccatatgaggcattgcttcgtggacctgtacattacggatggatgtatcagtatgagcgagccatgaaatatttgaagggaaaagcaaagaaccttgcaaaggttgaaggttctataattgctggaagtttgacggaagaaacttctcacttcacatcgtactactttgcgtcaaaagtacgtactcggaaaagagctccaaggagatatgatgatggtggtgtcgcgccaacatacgcagttgctggtgttccagacatctttagccagattgggcgactgggtggaaaatcaaaagaggtttggtggtcgagtgaagaagacgctcatagtgcacacacctatattctacttaattgtgaggatccattgattcgttattttgaaag gtacaacaaattcgagcctttcatcttagcttcacaagcagatcaagttagctaccttccataccctcggatgagagaatcgggaataaattggttatccgtgatcaaagttacacctcgaggacgaatcataagtggagaagaaccaccattgcaagaagaacagataaatgaagtcgaggaacctgaacaacaaattgatgacattcttctcattgatccgcataatcatgagtatgaagatcttaccgacgatggcacagatgaagctgttgaagacgagtttaatgaaaatgatgatgtttctagtgatgacgaaaatgtatctgattga
- the LOC130509454 gene encoding uncharacterized protein LOC130509454 has protein sequence MVRQRMLTAHYREIFGEPGSQLDPPGSSSGAGGSGSSDQESVPETQHFFPPIPPPMAQPQPMAQPMAQPMAQPMAQPMAPPVPPPMAPPEIPAAVHPDLMVPPTVPFSQYTVEDILGMPGRAGLPIIDPDRPDGTLWFGVDNSLATDVTETIKGYFSMAHPNWKLTPIYIRKTWFKIYAQKYHWSIGVSERVRKAFYEKAQVRLSDTVCNWKGAWIVKGYTRGKPAELTTDVWDGLIRYWKDPNSIRIANICAAARNTVDEHGNGPMLHSTGQKPHAGVRLKMAKELGRLPTLPELYERTHKNKAGQFLDGKSEQIYNNVIARVEERQTQLTQQSGDGLPVTLSTTEVDKIYEEVVPKKKGRTLGIGSVNDVPRATSSYAQRQTEEVTQLRSELGATKSRVSGLEAFIDVIASTNPEWEALLRNMKQQNPIPGESSGTHNEEDVTRRSEEFYEAMNEP, from the exons atg gttcgccagcgcatgcttactgctcactacagggagatattcggtgagcctggtagtcagttagacccgccaggttcttcttcaggtgccggcggttcaggttcttcggatcaggagtctgttcccgagactcagcatttcttccctccgattcctcctccgatggctcagcctcagccgatggctcagccgatggctcagccgatggctcagccgatggctcagccgatggctcctccggtgcctcctccgatggctcctcctgagatccccgccgctgttcatcccgatctcatggtgccacctactgttcccttctcgcagtacactgtcgaggatattcttggtatgccaggcagagctggtttaccaatcatagaccccgacagacccgacgggactttatg gtttggggttgacaattcccttgcgacagatgtaaccgagacgattaaaggttacttctccatggcgcatccaaactggaaattgacgccgatctacatccgaaagacgtggttcaagatttacgct caaaagtatcattggtccatcggggtcagtgagagagtgaggaaggcgttttacgaaaaggcgcaagttcgcttgtcggacacggtttgcaactggaagggtgcctggatcgtcaaggggtacacccgtggcaaacccgctgagcttaccacggatgtttgggacggcctcatccgttactggaaggatcctaactccattaggatcgcaaacatttgtgctgccgcccgtaacacggtagacgagcacggtaacggcccgatgctacactctacgggccaaaaaccacatgccggtgtccgtttgaaaatg gccaaagagttgggacgtctcccgactcttccggaactttacgagcggacccacaaaaacaaggcgggccagtttttagatggcaagtccgagcaaatctacaacaacgtaattgctcgggttgaggagcgccagactcagctgacccagcagtccggcgacggattaccagttaccttatccacaactgaagtggataagatttacgaggag gttgtccctaagaaaaagggacgtacgttggggatcggttccgtcaatgatgtcccgagagcgacatcatcttatgctcagagacagaccgaagaagtcactcagttgcgttccgagctgggcgcgaccaaaagccgtgtgagtggactcgaagccttcatcgacgttatagcgtccacaaatccggaatgggaagctttgttgaggaacatgaaacaacaaaatcccattccaggcgagtcatcgggcacacataacgaggaggatgttacgaggaggagcgaggaattctacgaggcgatgaacgagccttag